A stretch of the Festucalex cinctus isolate MCC-2025b chromosome 20, RoL_Fcin_1.0, whole genome shotgun sequence genome encodes the following:
- the spata13 gene encoding spermatogenesis-associated protein 13 isoform X3, with protein sequence MAKKGSGGGPSATMSKAEPKDRVSSISEDSFPCLQSSNVDPPIRSRPLSDLYPFHGQPERSAAPYLQPVTVGPANTDKSQLNGVDDSSGKPGSSRIMRLFSSSRKGSSFAAQSPATDSPAGLSGLGMVDSFKKLRSSVFQGIQSRGTSGLDPKCASSSSREAENGNALANHATEVLSNGNLTSSHYDSDIDDDEDTTEGLQRNSRLSRSMRKAYGVGRIKMLDMDEGSFAAVGNDNKKAKINGQAENTSNVNVLSRLSKSADNLHLFKIPFRRKAPTPSAEAVPQSTASNGTPNIQRTASASSADFGSRRKSPVRVKGQMLKLVGSITDVTVVRRQSCSPSPGPPTPMSPLSRLHDDYSRRVPCRSISERRRRPSPIRPRVLSAGHAPLIHAPLVHAPPKQEIAALRRHISEDGCLEITTCGFGPEDQSPPDNQNDELPNEVMSEEQREEVLQQDGDSQETSSSTSTLSPVFLPESPTSTSTEATAVKSRRRSGRPRPRPISDYGQLLSRRHCIPEEAAELNPDERPQSLHQEYIGNGVRESGEPLSRPPIPSHQVPPYKAVSARLRPPTLSQSTPIGLDRVGRRKLHRVLSDGVSERSAALDDSVSEEDEEEGSFELDDVTPYLEPGVELSMLVEWISSGHAVYAEALWDHVTMEEQELAFKAGDVIRILDASHKDWWWGRGPDKEAWFPSSFVRVRVNQEDSSAGSVESVADQEDPAPREAHSNQHRQQMRTNVVQEIMNTERIYIKHLKDICEGYIRQCRKHPDMFTELQLKTIFSNIEDIYKFQRQFLRDLEKKYNKEQPHLSEIGSCFLLQGEGFSIYSEYCNTHPAASTELQRLMKSGRYKHFFEACRLLQQMIDISIAGFLLTPVQKICKYPLQLGELLKYTPKDHSDHSGVSDAYEAMKNVASLINERKRRLESVDAIAHWQVAILRWEGPDMLVRSSELIHSGELTRILRQGKMQQRSFFLFDHQLVFCKKDVLRRDLLHYRGRLDMDLTEVLDVPDGRDPDLGLTLRNAVRLRHADTLEFVCVLCCRKVQDKERWLQAFNKERRRVKEDQEMGIEISEEQRKQAIANARRTKQGKVKTVGYSGSVLPHHQNLHPLHQRHVTIPTSVPQQQVFSLAEPPKRKPYQLLYSITRNAFFKK encoded by the exons ATGGCTAAAAAAGGGTCAGGGGGTGGACCATCAGCGACTATGAGCAAA GCAGAACCAAAGGACAGAGTCTCGTCCATAAGCGAAGACTCTTTCCCTTGCCTCCAGTCCTCCAACGTAGACCCTCCAATCAGAAGTCGCCCCCTCAGCGACTTGTATCCGTTCCACGGTCAACCCGAAAGGAGCGCCGCCCCGTACCTGCAGCCCGTCACCGTGGGCCCCGCCAACACGGACAAGAGCCAGCTCAACGGCGTCGACGACTCCTCTGGGAAGCCCGGCTCCTCAAGAATCATGAGGCTGTTTTCCAGCTCCAGGAAGGGCAGCTCCTTTGCCGCGCAGAGCCCCGCTACTGACAGTCCCGCTGGTCTCTCCGGACTTGGCATGGTGGACTCTTTTAAAAAGCTGCGCTCCTCCGTATTTCAGGGGATTCAGAGCCGCGGGACAAGTGGACTTGATCCGAAGTGTGCATCCTCATCCAGTCGGGAAGCTGAGAACGGCAACGCCCTTGCAAAtcacgccactgaggtgttgTCAAATGGAAATTTGACTTCAAGTCACTACGACTCCGATATAGATGACGACGAGGACACCACCGAGGGCCTTCAACGCAATTCCCGCCTCTCCCGGAGTATGAGGAAAGCATATGGAGTCGGACGCATTAAGATGTTGGACATGGACGAGGGGAGCTTTGCAGCAGTTGGCAATGACAACAAGAAAGCAAAGATCAACGGGCAAGCGGAAAACACGTCTAATGTGAACGTGTTGAGCAGACTGAGTAAGAGCGCGGATAACCttcatctttttaaaatccCGTTCAGGCGCAAAGCCCCCACACCGTCCGCAGAGGCAGTCCCTCAGAGTACAGCATCAAACGGGACTCCGAATATCCAGAGGACCGCCAGTGCCTCCTCGGCGGACTTCGGCAGTCGCAGGAAAAGCCCGGTGAGAGTGAAGGGACAGATGCTGAAGTTGGTGGGCAGCATTACGGACGTAACCGTCGTGCGCCGGCAAAGTTGTTCACCCTCCCCGGGTCCTCCTACTCCCATGTCACCCCTGAGCCGTCTCCACGACGACTACTCCCGACGCGTGCCTTGCCGAAGCATCAGTGAGCGTCGCCGCCGACCCTCACCCATCAGGCCCCGGGTCTTGTCCGCGGGGCACGCCCCACTAATTCACGCGCCACTAGTTCACGCGCCACCCAAACAGGAAATTGCCGCGCTCCGGCGTCACATCTCTGAAGATGGATGTCTGGAGATCACCACGTGCGGCTTTGGGCCCGAAGACCAGTCACCTCCTGATAACCAAAACGACGAGCTACCAAATGAG GTCATGTCAGAGGAGCAAAGGGAGGAAGTGTTGCAACAAGATGGCGACTCACAGGAAACCAGCAGCAGCACCTCTACTTTGTCCCCAGTCTTCCTCCCGGAGTCACCCACATCGACCTCGACGGAGGCCACCGCTGTCAAGTCCCGGCGACGGAGCGGGCGCCCAAGACCACGGCCAATATCGGACTACGGACAGCTCCTCTCTAGGAGGCACTGCATTCCCGAGGAGGCGGCCGAGTTGAACCCCGACGAAAGACCGCAGTCGCTTCATCAGGAATATATCGGCAATGGCGTGCGTGAAAGTGGGGAG CCTCTGTCACGGCCGCCCATCCCCTCCCACCAGGTGCCCCCCTACAAGGCAGTCTCGGCCAGGTTACGCCCGCCCACACTCTCCCAGAGCACCCCCATCGGACTGGACCGTGTGGGCAGGAGAAAGCTGCACCGAGTGCTCAGCG ACGGCGTGTCCGAACGCTCGGCGGCGCTGGACGACAGCGTGAGCGAGGAAGACGAGGAAGAGGGGAGCTTCGAgctcgatgacgtcacgccATAcctggagccgggcgtggagcTGTCCATGCTCGTGGAG TGGATAAGCTCTGGTCACGCCGTGTACGCTGAGGCCCTGTGGGACCATGTGACCATGGAGGAGCAGGAGCTGGCCTTCAAGGCAGGCGACGTAATCCGCATCCTGGATGCCTCGCACAAGGACTGGTGGTGGGGCAGGGGGCCCGACAAAGAGGCCTGGTTTCCCTCCAGCTTTGTCCGG GTGCGTGTGAACCAGGAAGACTCCAGCGCAGGGAGCGTGGAGAGCGTGGCGGACCAGGAGGACCCGGCCCCCCGGGAGGCGCACAGCAACCAGCACAGGCAGCAGATGAGGACCAACGTGGTGCAGGAGATCATGAACACAGAACGCATCTACATCAAGCACCTGAAAGACATCTGTGAG GGTTACATCCGGCAGTGCCGCAAGCACCCGGACATGTTCACCGAGCTCCAGCTGAAGACCATCTTCAGCAACATTGAGGACATCTACAAGTTCCAGAGGCAGTTCCTACGCGACCTGGAGAAGAAGTACAACAAGGAGCAGCCGCATCTCAGCGAAATCGGCTCCTGCTTTCTCTTGCAG GGCGAGGGCTTTTCTATCTACTCTGAGTACTGCAACACCCACCCAGCAGCCAGCACCGAGCTGCAGCGTCTCATGAAGTCCGGCCGGTACAAGCACTTCTTTGAGGCCTGCCGCCTCCTGCAACAAATGATTGACATCTCCATCGCCGGCTTTCTGCTCACTCCCGTCCAGAAGATCTGCAAATACCCCCTGCAGCTGGGGGAGCTGCTCAAGTACACCCCCAAAGACCACAG TGACCACAGCGGGGTCAGTGACGCTTACGAGGCCATGAAGAACGTGGCAAGTCTGATCAACGAGAGGAAGCGGCGGCTGGAGAGCGTGGACGCCATCGCCCACTGGCAGGTGGCCATTCTCCGCTGGGAG GGGCCCGATATGCTGGTGCGCAGCTCCGAGCTGATCCACTCGGGAGAGCTGACTCGAATCCTCCGCCAGGGCAAAATGCAGCAGCGCAGCTTCTTCCTGTTCGACCACCAGTTGGTCTTCTGTAAGAAGGACGTCCTGCGCCGGGACCTCCTCCACTATCGGGGGCGGCTGGATATGGACCTGACTGAAGTGCTTGATGTGCCTGACGGGCGGGACCCGGACCTGGGCCTGACCCTGAGGAACGCCGTGCGCCTGCGCCACGCCGACACTCTGGAGTTTGTGTGCGTATTGTGCTGCAGGAAGGTCCAAGACAAGGAGAGGTGGCTGCAGGCCTTCAACAAGGAGAGGCGGCGGGTCAAGGAGGACCAGGAAATGG GAATAGAAATCAGTGAGGAGCAAAGGAAGCAGGCTATTGCTAACGCCAGAAGAACCAAACAGGGCAAGGTCAAAA CTGTGGGCTACTCTGGCTCCGTGCTGCCCCACCACCAAAACCTCCACCCGCTCCACCAGCGACACGTGACCATCCCCACCAGCGTGCCCCAGCAGCAAGTGTTCTCTCTGGCCGAGCCGCCCAAGCGAAAGCCTTACCAGCTACTCTACAGCATCACCCGCAACGCCTTTTTCAAGAAGTGA
- the spata13 gene encoding spermatogenesis-associated protein 13 isoform X1 encodes MAKKGSGGGPSATMSKAEPKDRVSSISEDSFPCLQSSNVDPPIRSRPLSDLYPFHGQPERSAAPYLQPVTVGPANTDKSQLNGVDDSSGKPGSSRIMRLFSSSRKGSSFAAQSPATDSPAGLSGLGMVDSFKKLRSSVFQGIQSRGTSGLDPKCASSSSREAENGNALANHATEVLSNGNLTSSHYDSDIDDDEDTTEGLQRNSRLSRSMRKAYGVGRIKMLDMDEGSFAAVGNDNKKAKINGQAENTSNVNVLSRLSKSADNLHLFKIPFRRKAPTPSAEAVPQSTASNGTPNIQRTASASSADFGSRRKSPVRVKGQMLKLVGSITDVTVVRRQSCSPSPGPPTPMSPLSRLHDDYSRRVPCRSISERRRRPSPIRPRVLSAGHAPLIHAPLVHAPPKQEIAALRRHISEDGCLEITTCGFGPEDQSPPDNQNDELPNEVMSEEQREEVLQQDGDSQETSSSTSTLSPVFLPESPTSTSTEATAVKSRRRSGRPRPRPISDYGQLLSRRHCIPEEAAELNPDERPQSLHQEYIGNGVRESGEVCAGNGNVPVRRPQRPMSVVGVEDLYSPDADDDSLPSPLSRPPIPSHQVPPYKAVSARLRPPTLSQSTPIGLDRVGRRKLHRVLSDGVSERSAALDDSVSEEDEEEGSFELDDVTPYLEPGVELSMLVEWISSGHAVYAEALWDHVTMEEQELAFKAGDVIRILDASHKDWWWGRGPDKEAWFPSSFVRVRVNQEDSSAGSVESVADQEDPAPREAHSNQHRQQMRTNVVQEIMNTERIYIKHLKDICEGYIRQCRKHPDMFTELQLKTIFSNIEDIYKFQRQFLRDLEKKYNKEQPHLSEIGSCFLLQGEGFSIYSEYCNTHPAASTELQRLMKSGRYKHFFEACRLLQQMIDISIAGFLLTPVQKICKYPLQLGELLKYTPKDHSDHSGVSDAYEAMKNVASLINERKRRLESVDAIAHWQVAILRWEGPDMLVRSSELIHSGELTRILRQGKMQQRSFFLFDHQLVFCKKDVLRRDLLHYRGRLDMDLTEVLDVPDGRDPDLGLTLRNAVRLRHADTLEFVCVLCCRKVQDKERWLQAFNKERRRVKEDQEMGIEISEEQRKQAIANARRTKQGKVKTVGYSGSVLPHHQNLHPLHQRHVTIPTSVPQQQVFSLAEPPKRKPYQLLYSITRNAFFKK; translated from the exons ATGGCTAAAAAAGGGTCAGGGGGTGGACCATCAGCGACTATGAGCAAA GCAGAACCAAAGGACAGAGTCTCGTCCATAAGCGAAGACTCTTTCCCTTGCCTCCAGTCCTCCAACGTAGACCCTCCAATCAGAAGTCGCCCCCTCAGCGACTTGTATCCGTTCCACGGTCAACCCGAAAGGAGCGCCGCCCCGTACCTGCAGCCCGTCACCGTGGGCCCCGCCAACACGGACAAGAGCCAGCTCAACGGCGTCGACGACTCCTCTGGGAAGCCCGGCTCCTCAAGAATCATGAGGCTGTTTTCCAGCTCCAGGAAGGGCAGCTCCTTTGCCGCGCAGAGCCCCGCTACTGACAGTCCCGCTGGTCTCTCCGGACTTGGCATGGTGGACTCTTTTAAAAAGCTGCGCTCCTCCGTATTTCAGGGGATTCAGAGCCGCGGGACAAGTGGACTTGATCCGAAGTGTGCATCCTCATCCAGTCGGGAAGCTGAGAACGGCAACGCCCTTGCAAAtcacgccactgaggtgttgTCAAATGGAAATTTGACTTCAAGTCACTACGACTCCGATATAGATGACGACGAGGACACCACCGAGGGCCTTCAACGCAATTCCCGCCTCTCCCGGAGTATGAGGAAAGCATATGGAGTCGGACGCATTAAGATGTTGGACATGGACGAGGGGAGCTTTGCAGCAGTTGGCAATGACAACAAGAAAGCAAAGATCAACGGGCAAGCGGAAAACACGTCTAATGTGAACGTGTTGAGCAGACTGAGTAAGAGCGCGGATAACCttcatctttttaaaatccCGTTCAGGCGCAAAGCCCCCACACCGTCCGCAGAGGCAGTCCCTCAGAGTACAGCATCAAACGGGACTCCGAATATCCAGAGGACCGCCAGTGCCTCCTCGGCGGACTTCGGCAGTCGCAGGAAAAGCCCGGTGAGAGTGAAGGGACAGATGCTGAAGTTGGTGGGCAGCATTACGGACGTAACCGTCGTGCGCCGGCAAAGTTGTTCACCCTCCCCGGGTCCTCCTACTCCCATGTCACCCCTGAGCCGTCTCCACGACGACTACTCCCGACGCGTGCCTTGCCGAAGCATCAGTGAGCGTCGCCGCCGACCCTCACCCATCAGGCCCCGGGTCTTGTCCGCGGGGCACGCCCCACTAATTCACGCGCCACTAGTTCACGCGCCACCCAAACAGGAAATTGCCGCGCTCCGGCGTCACATCTCTGAAGATGGATGTCTGGAGATCACCACGTGCGGCTTTGGGCCCGAAGACCAGTCACCTCCTGATAACCAAAACGACGAGCTACCAAATGAG GTCATGTCAGAGGAGCAAAGGGAGGAAGTGTTGCAACAAGATGGCGACTCACAGGAAACCAGCAGCAGCACCTCTACTTTGTCCCCAGTCTTCCTCCCGGAGTCACCCACATCGACCTCGACGGAGGCCACCGCTGTCAAGTCCCGGCGACGGAGCGGGCGCCCAAGACCACGGCCAATATCGGACTACGGACAGCTCCTCTCTAGGAGGCACTGCATTCCCGAGGAGGCGGCCGAGTTGAACCCCGACGAAAGACCGCAGTCGCTTCATCAGGAATATATCGGCAATGGCGTGCGTGAAAGTGGGGAGGTGTGTGCCGGGAACGGGAACGTCCCAGTCAGGCGGCCGCAGCGACCCATGTCTGTGGTGGGGGTGGAGGACTTGTACTCCCCTGACGCCGATGACGACAGTCTTCCTTCT CCTCTGTCACGGCCGCCCATCCCCTCCCACCAGGTGCCCCCCTACAAGGCAGTCTCGGCCAGGTTACGCCCGCCCACACTCTCCCAGAGCACCCCCATCGGACTGGACCGTGTGGGCAGGAGAAAGCTGCACCGAGTGCTCAGCG ACGGCGTGTCCGAACGCTCGGCGGCGCTGGACGACAGCGTGAGCGAGGAAGACGAGGAAGAGGGGAGCTTCGAgctcgatgacgtcacgccATAcctggagccgggcgtggagcTGTCCATGCTCGTGGAG TGGATAAGCTCTGGTCACGCCGTGTACGCTGAGGCCCTGTGGGACCATGTGACCATGGAGGAGCAGGAGCTGGCCTTCAAGGCAGGCGACGTAATCCGCATCCTGGATGCCTCGCACAAGGACTGGTGGTGGGGCAGGGGGCCCGACAAAGAGGCCTGGTTTCCCTCCAGCTTTGTCCGG GTGCGTGTGAACCAGGAAGACTCCAGCGCAGGGAGCGTGGAGAGCGTGGCGGACCAGGAGGACCCGGCCCCCCGGGAGGCGCACAGCAACCAGCACAGGCAGCAGATGAGGACCAACGTGGTGCAGGAGATCATGAACACAGAACGCATCTACATCAAGCACCTGAAAGACATCTGTGAG GGTTACATCCGGCAGTGCCGCAAGCACCCGGACATGTTCACCGAGCTCCAGCTGAAGACCATCTTCAGCAACATTGAGGACATCTACAAGTTCCAGAGGCAGTTCCTACGCGACCTGGAGAAGAAGTACAACAAGGAGCAGCCGCATCTCAGCGAAATCGGCTCCTGCTTTCTCTTGCAG GGCGAGGGCTTTTCTATCTACTCTGAGTACTGCAACACCCACCCAGCAGCCAGCACCGAGCTGCAGCGTCTCATGAAGTCCGGCCGGTACAAGCACTTCTTTGAGGCCTGCCGCCTCCTGCAACAAATGATTGACATCTCCATCGCCGGCTTTCTGCTCACTCCCGTCCAGAAGATCTGCAAATACCCCCTGCAGCTGGGGGAGCTGCTCAAGTACACCCCCAAAGACCACAG TGACCACAGCGGGGTCAGTGACGCTTACGAGGCCATGAAGAACGTGGCAAGTCTGATCAACGAGAGGAAGCGGCGGCTGGAGAGCGTGGACGCCATCGCCCACTGGCAGGTGGCCATTCTCCGCTGGGAG GGGCCCGATATGCTGGTGCGCAGCTCCGAGCTGATCCACTCGGGAGAGCTGACTCGAATCCTCCGCCAGGGCAAAATGCAGCAGCGCAGCTTCTTCCTGTTCGACCACCAGTTGGTCTTCTGTAAGAAGGACGTCCTGCGCCGGGACCTCCTCCACTATCGGGGGCGGCTGGATATGGACCTGACTGAAGTGCTTGATGTGCCTGACGGGCGGGACCCGGACCTGGGCCTGACCCTGAGGAACGCCGTGCGCCTGCGCCACGCCGACACTCTGGAGTTTGTGTGCGTATTGTGCTGCAGGAAGGTCCAAGACAAGGAGAGGTGGCTGCAGGCCTTCAACAAGGAGAGGCGGCGGGTCAAGGAGGACCAGGAAATGG GAATAGAAATCAGTGAGGAGCAAAGGAAGCAGGCTATTGCTAACGCCAGAAGAACCAAACAGGGCAAGGTCAAAA CTGTGGGCTACTCTGGCTCCGTGCTGCCCCACCACCAAAACCTCCACCCGCTCCACCAGCGACACGTGACCATCCCCACCAGCGTGCCCCAGCAGCAAGTGTTCTCTCTGGCCGAGCCGCCCAAGCGAAAGCCTTACCAGCTACTCTACAGCATCACCCGCAACGCCTTTTTCAAGAAGTGA
- the spata13 gene encoding spermatogenesis-associated protein 13 isoform X2: MTTLKQNAEPKDRVSSISEDSFPCLQSSNVDPPIRSRPLSDLYPFHGQPERSAAPYLQPVTVGPANTDKSQLNGVDDSSGKPGSSRIMRLFSSSRKGSSFAAQSPATDSPAGLSGLGMVDSFKKLRSSVFQGIQSRGTSGLDPKCASSSSREAENGNALANHATEVLSNGNLTSSHYDSDIDDDEDTTEGLQRNSRLSRSMRKAYGVGRIKMLDMDEGSFAAVGNDNKKAKINGQAENTSNVNVLSRLSKSADNLHLFKIPFRRKAPTPSAEAVPQSTASNGTPNIQRTASASSADFGSRRKSPVRVKGQMLKLVGSITDVTVVRRQSCSPSPGPPTPMSPLSRLHDDYSRRVPCRSISERRRRPSPIRPRVLSAGHAPLIHAPLVHAPPKQEIAALRRHISEDGCLEITTCGFGPEDQSPPDNQNDELPNEVMSEEQREEVLQQDGDSQETSSSTSTLSPVFLPESPTSTSTEATAVKSRRRSGRPRPRPISDYGQLLSRRHCIPEEAAELNPDERPQSLHQEYIGNGVRESGEVCAGNGNVPVRRPQRPMSVVGVEDLYSPDADDDSLPSPLSRPPIPSHQVPPYKAVSARLRPPTLSQSTPIGLDRVGRRKLHRVLSDGVSERSAALDDSVSEEDEEEGSFELDDVTPYLEPGVELSMLVEWISSGHAVYAEALWDHVTMEEQELAFKAGDVIRILDASHKDWWWGRGPDKEAWFPSSFVRVRVNQEDSSAGSVESVADQEDPAPREAHSNQHRQQMRTNVVQEIMNTERIYIKHLKDICEGYIRQCRKHPDMFTELQLKTIFSNIEDIYKFQRQFLRDLEKKYNKEQPHLSEIGSCFLLQGEGFSIYSEYCNTHPAASTELQRLMKSGRYKHFFEACRLLQQMIDISIAGFLLTPVQKICKYPLQLGELLKYTPKDHSDHSGVSDAYEAMKNVASLINERKRRLESVDAIAHWQVAILRWEGPDMLVRSSELIHSGELTRILRQGKMQQRSFFLFDHQLVFCKKDVLRRDLLHYRGRLDMDLTEVLDVPDGRDPDLGLTLRNAVRLRHADTLEFVCVLCCRKVQDKERWLQAFNKERRRVKEDQEMGIEISEEQRKQAIANARRTKQGKVKTVGYSGSVLPHHQNLHPLHQRHVTIPTSVPQQQVFSLAEPPKRKPYQLLYSITRNAFFKK, from the exons ATGACTACACTGAAGCAAAAC GCAGAACCAAAGGACAGAGTCTCGTCCATAAGCGAAGACTCTTTCCCTTGCCTCCAGTCCTCCAACGTAGACCCTCCAATCAGAAGTCGCCCCCTCAGCGACTTGTATCCGTTCCACGGTCAACCCGAAAGGAGCGCCGCCCCGTACCTGCAGCCCGTCACCGTGGGCCCCGCCAACACGGACAAGAGCCAGCTCAACGGCGTCGACGACTCCTCTGGGAAGCCCGGCTCCTCAAGAATCATGAGGCTGTTTTCCAGCTCCAGGAAGGGCAGCTCCTTTGCCGCGCAGAGCCCCGCTACTGACAGTCCCGCTGGTCTCTCCGGACTTGGCATGGTGGACTCTTTTAAAAAGCTGCGCTCCTCCGTATTTCAGGGGATTCAGAGCCGCGGGACAAGTGGACTTGATCCGAAGTGTGCATCCTCATCCAGTCGGGAAGCTGAGAACGGCAACGCCCTTGCAAAtcacgccactgaggtgttgTCAAATGGAAATTTGACTTCAAGTCACTACGACTCCGATATAGATGACGACGAGGACACCACCGAGGGCCTTCAACGCAATTCCCGCCTCTCCCGGAGTATGAGGAAAGCATATGGAGTCGGACGCATTAAGATGTTGGACATGGACGAGGGGAGCTTTGCAGCAGTTGGCAATGACAACAAGAAAGCAAAGATCAACGGGCAAGCGGAAAACACGTCTAATGTGAACGTGTTGAGCAGACTGAGTAAGAGCGCGGATAACCttcatctttttaaaatccCGTTCAGGCGCAAAGCCCCCACACCGTCCGCAGAGGCAGTCCCTCAGAGTACAGCATCAAACGGGACTCCGAATATCCAGAGGACCGCCAGTGCCTCCTCGGCGGACTTCGGCAGTCGCAGGAAAAGCCCGGTGAGAGTGAAGGGACAGATGCTGAAGTTGGTGGGCAGCATTACGGACGTAACCGTCGTGCGCCGGCAAAGTTGTTCACCCTCCCCGGGTCCTCCTACTCCCATGTCACCCCTGAGCCGTCTCCACGACGACTACTCCCGACGCGTGCCTTGCCGAAGCATCAGTGAGCGTCGCCGCCGACCCTCACCCATCAGGCCCCGGGTCTTGTCCGCGGGGCACGCCCCACTAATTCACGCGCCACTAGTTCACGCGCCACCCAAACAGGAAATTGCCGCGCTCCGGCGTCACATCTCTGAAGATGGATGTCTGGAGATCACCACGTGCGGCTTTGGGCCCGAAGACCAGTCACCTCCTGATAACCAAAACGACGAGCTACCAAATGAG GTCATGTCAGAGGAGCAAAGGGAGGAAGTGTTGCAACAAGATGGCGACTCACAGGAAACCAGCAGCAGCACCTCTACTTTGTCCCCAGTCTTCCTCCCGGAGTCACCCACATCGACCTCGACGGAGGCCACCGCTGTCAAGTCCCGGCGACGGAGCGGGCGCCCAAGACCACGGCCAATATCGGACTACGGACAGCTCCTCTCTAGGAGGCACTGCATTCCCGAGGAGGCGGCCGAGTTGAACCCCGACGAAAGACCGCAGTCGCTTCATCAGGAATATATCGGCAATGGCGTGCGTGAAAGTGGGGAGGTGTGTGCCGGGAACGGGAACGTCCCAGTCAGGCGGCCGCAGCGACCCATGTCTGTGGTGGGGGTGGAGGACTTGTACTCCCCTGACGCCGATGACGACAGTCTTCCTTCT CCTCTGTCACGGCCGCCCATCCCCTCCCACCAGGTGCCCCCCTACAAGGCAGTCTCGGCCAGGTTACGCCCGCCCACACTCTCCCAGAGCACCCCCATCGGACTGGACCGTGTGGGCAGGAGAAAGCTGCACCGAGTGCTCAGCG ACGGCGTGTCCGAACGCTCGGCGGCGCTGGACGACAGCGTGAGCGAGGAAGACGAGGAAGAGGGGAGCTTCGAgctcgatgacgtcacgccATAcctggagccgggcgtggagcTGTCCATGCTCGTGGAG TGGATAAGCTCTGGTCACGCCGTGTACGCTGAGGCCCTGTGGGACCATGTGACCATGGAGGAGCAGGAGCTGGCCTTCAAGGCAGGCGACGTAATCCGCATCCTGGATGCCTCGCACAAGGACTGGTGGTGGGGCAGGGGGCCCGACAAAGAGGCCTGGTTTCCCTCCAGCTTTGTCCGG GTGCGTGTGAACCAGGAAGACTCCAGCGCAGGGAGCGTGGAGAGCGTGGCGGACCAGGAGGACCCGGCCCCCCGGGAGGCGCACAGCAACCAGCACAGGCAGCAGATGAGGACCAACGTGGTGCAGGAGATCATGAACACAGAACGCATCTACATCAAGCACCTGAAAGACATCTGTGAG GGTTACATCCGGCAGTGCCGCAAGCACCCGGACATGTTCACCGAGCTCCAGCTGAAGACCATCTTCAGCAACATTGAGGACATCTACAAGTTCCAGAGGCAGTTCCTACGCGACCTGGAGAAGAAGTACAACAAGGAGCAGCCGCATCTCAGCGAAATCGGCTCCTGCTTTCTCTTGCAG GGCGAGGGCTTTTCTATCTACTCTGAGTACTGCAACACCCACCCAGCAGCCAGCACCGAGCTGCAGCGTCTCATGAAGTCCGGCCGGTACAAGCACTTCTTTGAGGCCTGCCGCCTCCTGCAACAAATGATTGACATCTCCATCGCCGGCTTTCTGCTCACTCCCGTCCAGAAGATCTGCAAATACCCCCTGCAGCTGGGGGAGCTGCTCAAGTACACCCCCAAAGACCACAG TGACCACAGCGGGGTCAGTGACGCTTACGAGGCCATGAAGAACGTGGCAAGTCTGATCAACGAGAGGAAGCGGCGGCTGGAGAGCGTGGACGCCATCGCCCACTGGCAGGTGGCCATTCTCCGCTGGGAG GGGCCCGATATGCTGGTGCGCAGCTCCGAGCTGATCCACTCGGGAGAGCTGACTCGAATCCTCCGCCAGGGCAAAATGCAGCAGCGCAGCTTCTTCCTGTTCGACCACCAGTTGGTCTTCTGTAAGAAGGACGTCCTGCGCCGGGACCTCCTCCACTATCGGGGGCGGCTGGATATGGACCTGACTGAAGTGCTTGATGTGCCTGACGGGCGGGACCCGGACCTGGGCCTGACCCTGAGGAACGCCGTGCGCCTGCGCCACGCCGACACTCTGGAGTTTGTGTGCGTATTGTGCTGCAGGAAGGTCCAAGACAAGGAGAGGTGGCTGCAGGCCTTCAACAAGGAGAGGCGGCGGGTCAAGGAGGACCAGGAAATGG GAATAGAAATCAGTGAGGAGCAAAGGAAGCAGGCTATTGCTAACGCCAGAAGAACCAAACAGGGCAAGGTCAAAA CTGTGGGCTACTCTGGCTCCGTGCTGCCCCACCACCAAAACCTCCACCCGCTCCACCAGCGACACGTGACCATCCCCACCAGCGTGCCCCAGCAGCAAGTGTTCTCTCTGGCCGAGCCGCCCAAGCGAAAGCCTTACCAGCTACTCTACAGCATCACCCGCAACGCCTTTTTCAAGAAGTGA